A genomic stretch from Rhineura floridana isolate rRhiFlo1 chromosome 18, rRhiFlo1.hap2, whole genome shotgun sequence includes:
- the CDA gene encoding cytidine deaminase gives MASSAVGPEQVKLLLAACRDAKEFAYCPYSNYPVGAALLTSDGKIFSGCNVENACYPLGVCAERTAIQKAVSEGHTKFRAIAVICNSRELYATPCGSCRQVLREFGKYWDIYLAKADGTYIQKTLEDLLPFSFGPEDLKEV, from the exons ATGGCCAGCTCTGCGGTAGGACCTGAGCAAGTTAAGCTCCTTCTGGCCGCGTGCAGAGATGCAAAGGAGTTTGCCTACTGCCCCTACAGCAACTACCCTGTGGGGGCTGCCCTCCTGACCTCAGATGGGAAGATCTTCTCTG GTTGCAATGTTGAAAATGCATGCTACCCGCTGGGGGTGTGTGCTGAGCGTACGGCCATCCAGAAGGCAGTGTCGGAAGGGCATACCAAATTTCGAGCTATAGCTGTGATTTG CAACAGCCGAGAATTGTACGCCACGCCCTGTGGGAGTTGCAGACAAGTGCTCAGAGAG TTTGGCAAATACTGGGACATCTACTTGGCCAAGGCAGATGGGACATACATACAGAAGACTTTAGAGGATTTGCTGCCTTTCTCCTTTGGACCAGAAGACCTGAAGGAGGTTTGA